The sequence ACCACATGATTTACTAAAAATTTCATCGATTAATGATTTGATTACTGACGAACTACCCAAATGGGCACAGGATATTTTTCCTGATTCGTTGACGGTCGTGGTTCGTCGTAGCGAAATAGTCGATGGTAAGATTCCTGTCGGTATTAGAGGAATTAAAAGAGAACAACGTTTTGCTACTTTTGTCTTGGATTCAGATATTAAAGAGGTCATTACACCTTATCAATTAGTTTCTGAAAAAGCTTGGCAAAATATTTCTGATGAGCGCAAAATGTTGCCAGCCGTTAAAGCTTTACCAGCAGTGGCAAAAATTCTACAAGAATATAAATGGGGAATCAGTGGTAGCGTTGGCTTTGAATTAGCAACAAAAACTAATTCAGCCAAAATGACCAGTGATTTGGATCTAGTTTGGAAACCGAATGGTCCGATTAGTCGTGAGGGCGCTAGGAATCTGCTAAAGAAGTTGAACCAATTCGGAGTTCACGCTGATCTACAAGTTATCCAAGGTAACAATGGTTTTTCATTAGAGGAATATAGTCAGTCAAAATCTACTATAATGATGAAAACTTTATCTGATCCAATTTTGGTAAAAAATCCTTGGAATAAATAAAAAAGATAGGCCGTTTTGGTCTATCTTTTTTTGAGGAGAGAACAATGGAATTTTTAACTAACGATGGAATAAAAATTA comes from Companilactobacillus pabuli and encodes:
- a CDS encoding malonate decarboxylase holo-ACP synthase; the protein is MVKVEPHDLLKISSINDLITDELPKWAQDIFPDSLTVVVRRSEIVDGKIPVGIRGIKREQRFATFVLDSDIKEVITPYQLVSEKAWQNISDERKMLPAVKALPAVAKILQEYKWGISGSVGFELATKTNSAKMTSDLDLVWKPNGPISREGARNLLKKLNQFGVHADLQVIQGNNGFSLEEYSQSKSTIMMKTLSDPILVKNPWNK